The sequence GGTCTCGCTCGTCTGGATCGCGAGGATTCGAAAGCCGACAGCATTCCGGTAGGCGTTCATGCGGGTGTTGATCGCCTCCTCAACGACCTCGGCAATCTGCCCCCGAAACGGCAGGAGCAGGAGTGAGGAGCTGAGAGGCGTCACCGCAATGCGGTTTCCCGCCAAGGAAAGCTGCCCCGTAAACGAGAGGGCGAGGTCGCGCGCGCCGACCGGACGCGCGCGCAGGACGATGATGTTGCCAGGGCGGATGTCGAGGTCAACGGTGTCGATGCCGGCGCCGATCCCGCTGGTCGGGATCGACTGGTTGGCAACGGAATTGAGATACGCCTCTGAGATCCGAAGCTGCACGTCATAGCGTCCCGGTGGGCGGGGCGTCGGCTCGGGGAGCAGCTCCGGAAAAGGCGTCGGCGTTGCGGCGGGAACGAGGACCGGAAGTTCGGTAGGGGTCGGCGCTGCTGGGCTCGCGCCGAAGGTGACCGGCTCGGCGAACTGGGCGACGATTGTCGCCGCCGCCGCGTAGCCGAGAAGGAGCAGCAGCGCGAGGGTTCCTACCGCGCCGAGCGCCATCATGCCGAGGGAATAGAGACATGAATGGACCGGGGGACTAAGGGTCGGGTCGGGTCGGCGGCCCGGCTTGATCACGCCTCATCTCCTACAGTGATGTTTTAACGCCGTCGGCCAGTGTTCGTTCCGCCTCCTTGACTCCTTGCTGCTCGCGCTCGAGAATCGCGTCGGACCCGGACAGGATGGCCGAAAGGGGGCGTGCCATGCGGATTCTTTGGGTGCTGGCGCTTGCGCTGGCGCTGATCATTCCGGCGAACGTGTCGGCGCAGGAGCCGAGAGCGGGGCGGATCGCGTTTGCCGGACCGTTCGGCCTCTGGACGATCGGGAGCGACGGGCGCGGTGAACAGCTGCTTCCCAGCGGGGTGGGCGCCGACATGCCGGCGTGGTCCCCGGATGGCCGCCGCCTCGTCTACGTCATCAGCGGCACGCCGGAAGCAGGGGTCTGGCTGCTCGACCTGCAGGACGGCTCCCGCCGCCTCCTGACGCGCGATCTCTGGCGCTGGCCGGCCTGGTCTCCCGATGGCCGCGCGATCGCGTTTACGCTGCCGCATCCGTTCGGCTCTGACCTCGGCATCTGGGACCTCCAAGTAGGCGCCGGCGTCATCATCGCTACTGGCGGGTTCAATGAAGCGCCCTCGTGGTGGCTCGACGGCTCGCGCCTGCTTTTCAGCCGGAATGGCGAAATCTGGAACATTCGCGTTGATGGCGGCGAGGCCGGGCCCCTGCCGGGGCTCGCGGGGATACGAGCGCTGCAGGCTGCTTGGTCGCCGGACGGCTTGCGGCTTGCCTACCTCACGACACCCAGAGAACGCAGCTTCGACGACCCGACCGCGCCGGTCCAATTGTGGGTCGCAACGAGCGAAGGGTTTGACGGCCAGTGGATCGCCCAGGGCGCGATCGACCGGACGCAGCGGATCAGCTGGTCGCCGGATGGCAACCAGATCGCTTTCGCGGTCCTCTCCGGCCTCGGGTCGGATATCTACACCATCTACCGAACGGGCGGAGAGTGGCAGCGCCTCTCGGACGGACGCAATCCGGCGTGGCGGCCGGCGGTGCCGGACGTGACGCGCCCTGTCTCACCGGTGTGCGCGATCGCTCCGGAACGGCTGTATGCCGACGCCTTCCGGAAAGTGCCCGCGCTCCAACAGTATATCGGCTGCCCCACCGACCAGATCTCCTCGGTGTATGGGGTGATGCAGGAGTTCGAAGGCGGGTTCCTCTACTACCGGACCCTGCCGAGCGGCACGACGACATGGGTGTTCTTCAACGACGGCACGTGGACTGCCGGCGACCCCCGTCCGCTGCTCGCAGCGCCGATCGTTCCGCCGCCGCCCGGCCGCTTCGTGCCGAGGAATGCCTTCTTCAACGTGTGGGTTGCCCTTGGCGGCCCCGTGTCGCGGCTTGGCTGGGCGACGACCGAAGAGACGGGCTTCCCGAGCGACGGGCAGCCGTATGAACGCGGCCTCGCGTTTGCGGGGAACAATCGCGTTATCTTCCTCAACGTCGACGGGACGTACCAGATGGTGCTGCTGCCCTAGCGTCCGCTGCCCCTATAGCGGCGGGGGCGCTGCTCTCAGCGCTCAGCAGCCGCCTTCCCGCTGCGTCGCGGTGAAGCCGCGCGCATTCTGATATGATCCTTCGCGATTCTCTCAATACCGCGCCCAGCGCGCCACAGGAGACGAGGTGCAGGAGCTTCGCGGGGTTCAGCTCGGCCCCTACGTCCTCGAACGCGAAATTGGCCAGGTCGGGGCGGCGCGTGTCTTTGTCGGGATGCAGACGACCCTCGGCCGTCGCGTTATGGTGAAAGTCCTCAACCTCTCTGGCGCTGTCAGTCCGACGGTTATCGAGCGGTTCAAACGCGAAGCGGCCGCGATCTCGCGGCTGCGCCATCCGCATATCGTTACTGTCCACGACTTTGGAGAAGAGAGCGGTCTGCTGTACCTCGTGACCGAGTATGTCGAGGGCGGCACCCTCGCCGAGCGCCTCGGCCAGCCGCTGCCGTTCATCCAGGCCTACCTGATCATTTCCCAGGTTGCGAGCGCCCTCGACTATGCCCACTCGCGCGGGGTGATCCACCGCAACGTCAGCCCCGATACCTTGCTGCTCGTTGAGCGGGGCGGCCCGCGGAGCCTCCTCGACGGCAATGCCCATCCGTGGGTCCTGCTCTCTGACTTCAGTCTCGTCAAGCTGACCGACCTGCCGACGGTGACAGGCAATGCCGCGCTCTTCGGCGCACCGTATTACATGAGCCCCGAACAGGCCCAGGGCTTGCCTGTCGATAAGACGACCGACATCTACTCCTTAGCGATCGTCGCTTTCGAGCTGTTGACGGGCCATGTGCCTTTTGGCGGCAACACCGCCTTCGAGGTAGCGAATAAGCACATCACCGAGCCGCTGCCGAGCGTGCGTCTTGTCGTCCCCGACCTTCCTCCCGAGATCGATCGCGTGCTCCAGACCGCGGCGGCCAAGTACCCGCGCGAGCGCTATCAGTCAGCCGGAGACTTCGCCGACGCGTTCGCGCGAGCGGGAGGGATCGAGCCGACCGGGCGCGACGCGTCTCTCATCACGCCTAGCGTCGGAAACGGCGTTGCGCCGGCCTTCCCGGCGGGCGAGCCGGTCGACGACGAAGACGAAGCGCCGATCCGGCCGCTCCCCTCTTGGGCGATCCCCGCTGGGGGCGCGACGATCGGTTTGCTCTTTATCTGCCTCGCCATATTCTGCGGCCTTAATATCGTGGGTCCGGCGGTCAGCCGCGCTCTCGGGCTGACGACGACCCCAACTCCCACTGCGACCCCAACTGTCCGCCCGGTGCTGCCGGCAGCAACCGGCACCGTGACTGGCACGGCCGGAACAGCGGCGACGCCGACGATCCCCGTGCCGACGGTTGTTGTGACGGGGGCAGTCATCTTTCCTTCCGACGCCGAGGCCGTCCAGAATGTTGTCCGCCAGAGCAACGTTGTTTGGGCGAGGGCAGTGGGCAAGGGCGGCACTACTGATGAACTGAGCACGGTCTTCGCCGGACGCTGGCTGAACCTGATCACCAGCCAGGTCCGCGCTCTGCGCAGCAATCAGCAATACCGCGACGCCCAGCTGCTCGACCTCCGGATCGAGTCCATCGAATTCCAGAGCAATACCTCGGCGACCGTGCGGACCGTCGAGCGGTGGAACGACACGCTGCGGGCCGAGAACGGAACGCTCATTACGACCAATCCATCCAATCTTCGTCAGGAGTACGATCTCGAGCGGATCAACGGGAGATGGTACGTCGTTGACTCTCGGATCCAGCGCGGCTAGCCGCTACCCCCCGAACCGTGGTGACGTCCTCCTCCCGCGTTGATACTCCCCGCATGCTGACGAGGTTCCCAGGGCGCTTGCAGCGGTCTCAGCCGCCTGCTGCGCTCAGCGTCGGCGACTGGATCACGGCGGCCTTCCTCGCAGTCGCGGCGTTTCTGCTCTACCGCCAGACCCTCGCGCCCTCGGTCGTCGCCCTCTTCGATGACACGCTCGAGTTTCCCCTTGCTGCCCACCAGTTCGCCATCCTCCACCCAACGGGCTATCCGCTCTATGCGCTTTTGCTGGGGCTCTTTGCCCTTCTGCCGGTAGGCGAGCTCGCCTACCGTGTCAATCTCCTCTCGGCTGTCGCCGGCGCGGCGGCCGTCGGCGGAATGGCAGTGCTCATCCTCGTCCTCGCTGTCGGCTCGCGGCGGGCGAGCGACCGCGTGGGGGCAGCGGTCGGCGCGCTGCTGCTTGCCGGCTCGAGTGTGTTCTGGTCGCAGGCGATCGTCGCCGAGGTGTACACCTTGGCGGCGGCGCTTGCGCTCTTCGCTGTCCTCGCTACCCTTCGCGCTCTCCGCTGCGGCCGGGGCTGGAGCTGGGTCGCGTTTGCAGTTGGGCTGGGCCTTGCGCATCACCGCACCTTCGTCCTCCTCCTGCCTGCCCTTGCGCTCGCGGCGGCGGCGGCCGGCGCGCTCCCTCCTCCTCGCCGGTGGTGCCCGAGCGTGCTCCTGCGAACATGGTGGCCGCTCGCTCTTGGGCTGCTGCTCTATCTCTACCTCCCGCTTCGAGCCTCGGTCGGCTCAATCGACGGAACCTACCGCAACGACCTCCCCACCTTCCTTGGGTGGGTGACCGGCGCGGTCTACGGCGGCTTTCTCGGGGAGAACCCGCTCGCGCGTCCGGGCAACCCGCTCCTTGCGTATGCGCAGCTTGTGATCAGCCAGTTGACGCCGCTCGGCCTCATCTTGGCCGCGCTCGGCTTCGGCTGGCTGCTCGCGCGCTCGTGGCCGCTCGCGCTGCTGCTTGGGGCGTGGTATGTCCCGACAGCGCTCTTCGCGCTCCTCTACCGCGTTGCCGACCCTGAGGTTTTTGCGCTGCCCTCCTTGCTTCCGCTCGCTGCGGCGGCGGGCGTTGGCGGGGTCGCGCTCGGGCGCGGCCTCGCGAATGTCGTCCTCCGCTGGAGCATGCCGTGGCGGGCGATTGCTCGCGCCGGAGGCGGCATCGTGCTCGCCGCGCTCGTGGTGGCGCCAGCGAGCGCGGTGATCGCGAACTACGACGATGTTGACCTGAGCAGCGAACTGACCGCGCGCGCGTACGGGCTCGACGCCCTCGCCCAGCCGTTGCCGGCGAGCAGCGCCATCATCGCATTGCTCGGCGAAGCGTCGCTGTTCCGCTACCTCCAAACTGCTGTCGGAGCGCGCCCGGACATCGCCGTCCGCTTTGCCGACCGGGAAGAAGCGCGGCTTGCTGCTGTTCAAGCTGCGCTCGACGAAGGCCGCGAGGTGTACGTGACGCGGCCTCTTTCCGGACTGGCTGAGCGCTACCATCTCAGCGGCGTCGGCCCGCTAATCGCTGTCGAGCGTCTGCCCGCGGAGACCCTGCCGCCAGGGGTGCGGCCGGTCAACCGGCTTCTCGGCGAGATCGAACTGCTCGGTTACACCAGCGAGATCATTTTCGGCTATGGCCTCGGCCCGGGGGGGCCGTCAGACCTTCGTCCCGCCGCTCGGTCGGTGCGCGTGACCCTCTTCTGGCGGGCAAGCGCGCCGATTGCCCAAGACCTCGTCACCTTTGTCCACCTCCAGGAGCCCTCTGGCGAGCGCTGGGCCCAGTCGGATAGCCGGCCGGTTCGCGGAGCGTATCCCGCGCCCCTGTGGAGACCGGGCACCATCGTCGCCGACGTCCACGACCTCCCGCTGCCGCTCGGCACGCCCCCCGGCGACTACATCCTCGTTGGCGGGCTCTATCAGGCGGCAGGCGAAGGGAGGGTGGCGCCCCAGAGTGTCCGCGAGGTGCGCCTTGGCCCTCAGTTTCTCGACCCCCGCCCTGGCGGCTACACCCGCGCTCGGCTCGACCTTGACCCAGCGTTCGCGCGCTTCAGCGGTGTCACCCTAATTGGCCAGCGCCTGCCGAAAGGGTCGGTGCCGCCGGGGGGGCAGTTGCCGCTGGAAACCCTCTGGCGCAGCGAGCGCGAGATGGCTTCCTCGCTCACCCTGACGGCAGAGCTGCTCGGCGAGGGCCGAACGGTGCCGCTCGGCAGCGCGCCGCTTGGCGGACGCTACACCACGGTTCGCTGGCAGCCCGGCGAGATCGTGCGCGACCGCGAGACGTTTCGGCTCCCGCCCGACCTGCCCGATGGGCGCTATCAGCTTCGGATCTCGCTCGGCGAAGGAACGCGCCATGTCCTCGGGTCGATTGAAGTCGTCGGCCGCCAGCGGCTGTTCCAGCTGCCGGCGCCGCCTCCCAATCGAACGGCTGTCCGCTTCGTCGGAGGGCCGGAGCTGCTTGGCTGGACGGCGAAACGCGTGGGCAGTGCGCCGGAACAGCGCGCCGAGATCACGCTCTACTGGCGCTCGGCCGGCCCGCTCGACAGGGACTACAGTGTCTTTGTCCATCTCGTTGCAATGAACCGGATCGTGGCCCAGCACGACGGCCAGCCGGCAGACGGCACCGCCCCAACGACGGGCTGGGTGCCGAACGAGTACATCATCGACCGTCACCGTGTTCCGCTCCCTGCCGGCCTTCCGCCCGAGCAGCTTCGGCTCGTCGTGGGGATGTATGACCCCGTGACCGGTCGCCGTCTCCTCTCTCCTCGCGGCGACGCGGTCGATCTCGGGCCGCTCCGGTTTGAGCCATGATGAGCGTCCCGGCGCGGCGTCTCCGCCGAGCGGCCGTGCCGGCAGTTGCCGCTCCCGGCACCTTCCTGCTCGGCGCAGTTGGGGTGCTGCTGCTGGCTGCAGCTGCGCGCTTCTACAATCTCGGCGCGTCCAGTCTCTGGTATGACGAAGGGTTCAGCGCCTTCGTCGCGAGCGAACCGCTTCCCGAGCTCATCGCGCATACCGCCCGCGATATCCATCCTCCGCTCTACTATCTCTTGCTTCATGGGTGGATGCAGGCAGCGGGACGGAGCGACGTTGCTCTCGCATTTTTCTCGCTCGTCTTCGGTCTGCTCTCGGTTGCGCTCGTCATCGCGCTCGCCCGGCGCTGGTTTGGCGACGGGGCAGGGCTCTTGGCCGGACTGGCTGCTGCCGTCAATCCCTTCCAAATCTGGTACTCCCAAGAAGTGCGGATGTACACCCTCGCCGCCTTCTTAGGGCTGCTCGTTCTCGCCGCCGCGGGGCGGGGCGAGCGTCGCGATAGCGCTCTCTACGTCGCGGCCGCAGCCGCTGGCCTCTTCGTCCTCTATTACCTCGCTTTTCTGCTGGTCACGCTTAACCTAGTCATGCTGGGAGCGTTCGTCGTGAAGCGGCGGCTGCTTGGGCAGTGGACGCCGCGCCGCTGGCTGATCGCTCAAGTGCTGGTGCTGCTGCTCTACCTGCCGTGGCTGCCGATCGCGGTGCGGCACGCGCTTGCGCCGGCGGTGCCGCCGTGGCGCGACTTCGTTCCGCCCGACGCGGCGCTGCTGGAGAGTGTCGCGGTCTTCGCGGCCGGGCAGCTGGCGACGCCGCAGATCCCCCTCACGCTGCTTGTCGTCGGGCTGGTCCTTGCTGCGCTCGGCACGGTGAGCCCGACCGCCGGCCGCATGCCGGTTTTCCTCATGCTCGCCGCCGTCGCGGGACCGGTTCTCCTGATCGTGGCAGTCTCCTTCGTCACCCCGCTCTATCATCCGCGCTACCTCTTCCCCTTCAGCCTCCCGGTGAGCGTGGTGGTCGGCGTGGGGATGGCGCGCCTGCTTGCCGCGGCGCCCCCGCTGGGCGCGGCGGCGCTGGCGGCTCTTCTGCTCGGCTCGGCAAGCGCCGTGCACGCCTATCACACCGACGACCGGATCGCGCCTGACGACTACCGCGCTGCCGTCGCCTATCTCGCGGAGCGCTGGCAGCCGGGCGACGCGCTGCTCATGAATGCCGGCTATATCTATGCTCCCTTCGTCCACTACTGGCCGCATCCCATCGGCTGGCGCGGCCGCCTCACCGACAGCCCGCCCCCGACCGAGGGAGCGATTGTCTACCAGACGGGAACGATTGATGGCCCGCCGGGCCTCGGCGGCGGTGACCCGCGCGCCGATTTCTACTCGACGACGTGGGCAGAGACTGAAGCTGCTCTTCAGCGCATCGCCGCTCGCCACGCCCGGCTCTGGGTGCTGCGCGGCTACGATACTGTCACCGACCCCCGGGGACAGATCCGCCAGTGGCTGACCGACCACGGTCGCCCGTTTGAGGATGTCGTCTTTCGCGGCCCAAGCAACATTCGCGTTCAGGGCTGGATTGTCGGCGAGGCGCCTCCCGAACGCGCTGCGGCGACCGACGGCCCGCTGACGGCGGGATATCGCCCCGTGCGCGGCGATGTGACGGCCGGCGGCTCCGCGCGCGTGGCGATCGCTTGGCGTCCTGACGCGCCGGTCGATCGCCCGCTGCGCGCCTATCTTGCCCTGGTCGATGAGGAGGGCCGGATTTGGGCGCAGCAGGACGATCCTGCAGTCGGCCCGGCGTGGACCGCCGCCGCCTGGCGCCGAGGGCAGTGGACTCCAGACCCGCGCGCGTTTCGCATCCCGCCCGGCACACCGCCCGGCGACTACCGGGTTGAGCTCGGCGCCTACTTCCCCGGCGGCAGCGCGATAGAGTTCGAGACCGCCGCCGGGCGGGCGTGGCGCCTTCCGGTCGGCGAGCTGACCGTTCGCCGCGGCATCGGCCTTGCCGACCCGAAAGTGCTGCTCCCGGTCGGCCGAGAGCTCGCGCCGGGACTGTGGCTGGTAGGGGCCGATTTTGGGCAGTTCGAGGTGCGCGAGGGCGAGACGCTCCGTCCCACCCTCGTCTGGCGGGCGCGCTCTTCCGCGCCGGCAGGGACAATCGCCCTGCGGCTGGTGATGAAAGAAGGACCCGTTGCCGCGATGACGGCGGGTGAACCGCTCGGCGGGCGCTACCCCCTGCGGGAGTGGCGCGCTGGCGAGCTGGTCCGCGATCCTCGCGAACTGCCGATCCCCGCCGGCGTCGAGGGGATCGGCACGCTGGAAGTGTCGGCGGGGCAGGGATGGCATCCTCTCGCTGAAGTGCGGGTGGAAGGACGGCAACGACGGTACGATGTTCCGCGTCTTGGCCAGCCGTTCGGCGCGCGCCTTGGCGACGTCGCCGAGCTTGTCGCCGCAGCCATTGCTGAGGGCAGGCCGGCGCAGGTCACCCTCGTCTGGCGCGCTGCCGGACGGACCGAGACGAGCTACACCGTCTTTCTCCAAGCGCTGGATGCGGCCGGGCGGATCGTTGCCCAGCGCGACCTTCCCCCCCTCGGCGGCGCGGCGCTTACCTCAAGCTGGCTGCCGGGCGAAGTGATCGTGGATGAAATCGCCCTCACTCCGCGGCCGGACGTTCCGGCGGGGCCATACCGCCTCATCGTCGGCCTCTATGACCCTCGCACAGGCACTCGTCTCCGGCTGCCGAGCGGGGATGATTATGTGGAAATCGGCACCGTGCGTTTCGAATGACCCTCCGCCGCCTCGGGCGGCGAGGATCGGCCCTCCGCGGCGCAGACCCCGGCGGCGGAACGCGAACGCCCAGCGTGCGCCAGAGCACTGAAATTCTGCTGAGCATCCGTCGTCCGAAGCGAGACTGTCGCGCTGCTGGGATCGGCCGGCGCTCGGCGGTCCTGCCGGCGCCGCCGTCGAGGGGTGCGCTGGCCGGCTATCCTCTCGCAGCACGGCAGTAGGCGTGCAGCAGGCCGACATCGCGCGGCAGATCACGGTGCCGTTGGAGCATGCGGCGCAGCACTTCTGCAGTTGCGCGCGCATCGGCCAACGCCGAGTGGGCGCCGACGTGCTCCCGGCCGCAGTAGTGCCGAACTGCGGCGGCGAGGTTGCGCTTCTGAAGCTGGGCGCCATCCCGCTGGTGAAAGAGCGTCATAACGTCGATCAGGGCGCGCCCTGCGAGGGGAAACGTTCTACCGCTGCGCTGAAATTCTTTGGTCAGGATCGGCAGGTCGTAGCGAATGATGTTAAAGCCGGCGAGGTCGCAGCCGCGCAGCAGCGCCTCGACGGTGGGAGCCAGCGCGCTGAACTGCGGGTGACCGATGACATCGCGGTCGGAGATCCCGTGAACGCGCACTGCGTCGGCGGGGATGGGAATGCCGGGGTTGACCCGGAAGACGTTTTGCTCCTCGCGCCCGTCCGGGTGGACAAGGAAGAGGGCGATCTCGACGATCCGAGAGTGTGCGGTGGAGATCCCCGTTGTCTCAAGGTCAAGAAAGGCGATGGGGCGATGCAGGGGGAGGGTGTCAGTCAGCATGATCGGCTCCCTCATGAGACACCGCACGCAGCGAGCGCGTTCTTGGAGCGACGCCTCGCGCCAGTATAATCGCTCTCAGGACCGGTGAGGGCGCGCAGTTTGCGCGGCCGGCGGAGAGGTGATCACCAGAGCGGTGTACTTCCCGTTGCTCTCCTTTCTTCTCGGCGCGGCGGTTGCCGCTCCGCTCGGCTACATCGGCGCGCGCCGCGCCATCGAACGGCGCCGCGCCCTGCCGCGGGTGGTCAGCGGGATCAG comes from Dehalococcoidia bacterium and encodes:
- a CDS encoding protein kinase, producing the protein MQELRGVQLGPYVLEREIGQVGAARVFVGMQTTLGRRVMVKVLNLSGAVSPTVIERFKREAAAISRLRHPHIVTVHDFGEESGLLYLVTEYVEGGTLAERLGQPLPFIQAYLIISQVASALDYAHSRGVIHRNVSPDTLLLVERGGPRSLLDGNAHPWVLLSDFSLVKLTDLPTVTGNAALFGAPYYMSPEQAQGLPVDKTTDIYSLAIVAFELLTGHVPFGGNTAFEVANKHITEPLPSVRLVVPDLPPEIDRVLQTAAAKYPRERYQSAGDFADAFARAGGIEPTGRDASLITPSVGNGVAPAFPAGEPVDDEDEAPIRPLPSWAIPAGGATIGLLFICLAIFCGLNIVGPAVSRALGLTTTPTPTATPTVRPVLPAATGTVTGTAGTAATPTIPVPTVVVTGAVIFPSDAEAVQNVVRQSNVVWARAVGKGGTTDELSTVFAGRWLNLITSQVRALRSNQQYRDAQLLDLRIESIEFQSNTSATVRTVERWNDTLRAENGTLITTNPSNLRQEYDLERINGRWYVVDSRIQRG
- a CDS encoding DUF2723 domain-containing protein, with protein sequence MLTRFPGRLQRSQPPAALSVGDWITAAFLAVAAFLLYRQTLAPSVVALFDDTLEFPLAAHQFAILHPTGYPLYALLLGLFALLPVGELAYRVNLLSAVAGAAAVGGMAVLILVLAVGSRRASDRVGAAVGALLLAGSSVFWSQAIVAEVYTLAAALALFAVLATLRALRCGRGWSWVAFAVGLGLAHHRTFVLLLPALALAAAAAGALPPPRRWCPSVLLRTWWPLALGLLLYLYLPLRASVGSIDGTYRNDLPTFLGWVTGAVYGGFLGENPLARPGNPLLAYAQLVISQLTPLGLILAALGFGWLLARSWPLALLLGAWYVPTALFALLYRVADPEVFALPSLLPLAAAAGVGGVALGRGLANVVLRWSMPWRAIARAGGGIVLAALVVAPASAVIANYDDVDLSSELTARAYGLDALAQPLPASSAIIALLGEASLFRYLQTAVGARPDIAVRFADREEARLAAVQAALDEGREVYVTRPLSGLAERYHLSGVGPLIAVERLPAETLPPGVRPVNRLLGEIELLGYTSEIIFGYGLGPGGPSDLRPAARSVRVTLFWRASAPIAQDLVTFVHLQEPSGERWAQSDSRPVRGAYPAPLWRPGTIVADVHDLPLPLGTPPGDYILVGGLYQAAGEGRVAPQSVREVRLGPQFLDPRPGGYTRARLDLDPAFARFSGVTLIGQRLPKGSVPPGGQLPLETLWRSEREMASSLTLTAELLGEGRTVPLGSAPLGGRYTTVRWQPGEIVRDRETFRLPPDLPDGRYQLRISLGEGTRHVLGSIEVVGRQRLFQLPAPPPNRTAVRFVGGPELLGWTAKRVGSAPEQRAEITLYWRSAGPLDRDYSVFVHLVAMNRIVAQHDGQPADGTAPTTGWVPNEYIIDRHRVPLPAGLPPEQLRLVVGMYDPVTGRRLLSPRGDAVDLGPLRFEP
- a CDS encoding glycosyltransferase family 39 protein, encoding MMSVPARRLRRAAVPAVAAPGTFLLGAVGVLLLAAAARFYNLGASSLWYDEGFSAFVASEPLPELIAHTARDIHPPLYYLLLHGWMQAAGRSDVALAFFSLVFGLLSVALVIALARRWFGDGAGLLAGLAAAVNPFQIWYSQEVRMYTLAAFLGLLVLAAAGRGERRDSALYVAAAAAGLFVLYYLAFLLVTLNLVMLGAFVVKRRLLGQWTPRRWLIAQVLVLLLYLPWLPIAVRHALAPAVPPWRDFVPPDAALLESVAVFAAGQLATPQIPLTLLVVGLVLAALGTVSPTAGRMPVFLMLAAVAGPVLLIVAVSFVTPLYHPRYLFPFSLPVSVVVGVGMARLLAAAPPLGAAALAALLLGSASAVHAYHTDDRIAPDDYRAAVAYLAERWQPGDALLMNAGYIYAPFVHYWPHPIGWRGRLTDSPPPTEGAIVYQTGTIDGPPGLGGGDPRADFYSTTWAETEAALQRIAARHARLWVLRGYDTVTDPRGQIRQWLTDHGRPFEDVVFRGPSNIRVQGWIVGEAPPERAAATDGPLTAGYRPVRGDVTAGGSARVAIAWRPDAPVDRPLRAYLALVDEEGRIWAQQDDPAVGPAWTAAAWRRGQWTPDPRAFRIPPGTPPGDYRVELGAYFPGGSAIEFETAAGRAWRLPVGELTVRRGIGLADPKVLLPVGRELAPGLWLVGADFGQFEVREGETLRPTLVWRARSSAPAGTIALRLVMKEGPVAAMTAGEPLGGRYPLREWRAGELVRDPRELPIPAGVEGIGTLEVSAGQGWHPLAEVRVEGRQRRYDVPRLGQPFGARLGDVAELVAAAIAEGRPAQVTLVWRAAGRTETSYTVFLQALDAAGRIVAQRDLPPLGGAALTSSWLPGEVIVDEIALTPRPDVPAGPYRLIVGLYDPRTGTRLRLPSGDDYVEIGTVRFE
- a CDS encoding 3'-5' exonuclease, with the protein product MLTDTLPLHRPIAFLDLETTGISTAHSRIVEIALFLVHPDGREEQNVFRVNPGIPIPADAVRVHGISDRDVIGHPQFSALAPTVEALLRGCDLAGFNIIRYDLPILTKEFQRSGRTFPLAGRALIDVMTLFHQRDGAQLQKRNLAAAVRHYCGREHVGAHSALADARATAEVLRRMLQRHRDLPRDVGLLHAYCRAARG